The Rhodococcus antarcticus DNA segment CGCCTCACCCGGTGACTGGAAGGACCCCCCGTGCACGACTCCGTGGACCCCGCCGACACCGCGCCCGACGCCGCGCCCGGTGAGCTGACCATCGAGGTCGACGGCCACGAGGCCGCCTACACCGCGACCACCGACCTCGACGGCGACGGCCACGACGACTCGGTCTACGTCTCCGCGCACGACGGTCCCGACGGGGTGACCGACGGCGGCTACGCGTACACCGACACCGACGGCGACGGCAGCGCCGACACCCTCTCCGAGTTCGACGCCCGGGGCGAGGTGGTGGCCCAGGCCGTCCTCGACCCCGACGGGGGCGACTGGCACGAGGTGGCCGCCGGCAGCGTCGACGTCACCGGAGCGGCTGCGGGCGGGGACGTGCCGGTGGCCGGGACGATCACCGTCGACGCCCCGCAGGGACCCGAGGTGGCGGGGGTGGCCAGCTACGACACCGACGGGGACGGCGTGGTCGACACCGCCGTCGCGTCCACCGTGGACGGCACGACCCTGCTCGTCACCGACGTCGACGGGGACGGGGCCGCCGACCTCGTCACCGAGGTGTCCGCCGACGGCACCTACTCCTCCTTCGAGCACACCGGGGAGGGCGAGTGGACCGAGGTCGACAGCGGCTCGCTCGCCGACGGCGGCACCGGTCCGGGGCCCGTCACCACCGACCCCGGCACCGGGGAGTGGACGAGCGCCTGACCGGTGGTCCCGGCCGGCTGCTCCGACGAACCGGACCCGCTGTCGCACACCAGGCTTCTGGATCGATCCCGTGACCGTTCGTGTGAGGCAGCGGACGGCCTTCGTCTCGAAGGTGCTGCGTGCACGGGGTTAGCCTCGTGCCACGACACCCGGCGCCCGGGCCCACCACGACGGTGGACCTGGGCAGCCCCCCGCGAGGGAGGCAGCCGGGCCTGTCCGCTACTCGCGGTCAGGTCACGCGGAGAACACAGGAGAGTGTGATGAGCACAGCGTCCATCCCCGGTCTCGGGGACACGGAGACCCCGCCCACCCAGCACGCCGAGCTCCTCGCCTGGGTGCGGGAGGTCGCCGAGCTGACCACCCCCGACCGCGTGGTCTTCGCCGACGGGTCGGACGCCGAGTGGGACCGGCTCACCACCCGGCTCGTCGAGGCCGGCACCTTCACGCGGCTCAACGACGACATCAAGCCGAACTCGTTCATCGGCAACTCCGACCCCTCCGACGTCGCCCGGGTCGAGAGCCGCACCTACATCTGCTCCCGCGACGAGGCCGACTGCGGGGTGACGAACAACTGGATGGACCCCACGGAGATGCGGGCCGTCATGACCGAGCTGTACCGCGGCTGCATGGCCGGCCGCACGATGTACGTGGTGCCCTTCTGCATGGGTCCGCTGGAGGCTGAGAGCCCCAAGCTCGGCGTGGAGATCACCGACTCCGAGTACGTCGTGGTGAGCATGAAGGTGATGACCCGGATGG contains these protein-coding regions:
- a CDS encoding DUF6802 family protein, which encodes MHDSVDPADTAPDAAPGELTIEVDGHEAAYTATTDLDGDGHDDSVYVSAHDGPDGVTDGGYAYTDTDGDGSADTLSEFDARGEVVAQAVLDPDGGDWHEVAAGSVDVTGAAAGGDVPVAGTITVDAPQGPEVAGVASYDTDGDGVVDTAVASTVDGTTLLVTDVDGDGAADLVTEVSADGTYSSFEHTGEGEWTEVDSGSLADGGTGPGPVTTDPGTGEWTSA